The following proteins are co-located in the Solea solea chromosome 21, fSolSol10.1, whole genome shotgun sequence genome:
- the tvp23b gene encoding Golgi apparatus membrane protein TVP23 homolog B: MLTEDAMDEDVSLFDAEDDAEKRSKKRNLKHPVASFFHLFFRVGAVIVYLLCERFSGSFIASMVSIILLLSCDFWTVKNITGRLMVGLRWWNQVDDDGRSHWVFESRKATRKQQQATDAESRIFWLGLVVCPVLWVIFAFSTLFSLNIKWLPIVIMGVALQGANLYGYVRCKVGGKTDLKNMATNYFGRQFLKQALSKEEES; this comes from the exons ATGCTAACAGAa GACGCCATGGACGAGGACGTGTCTCTGTTTGACGCAGAGGACGATGCAGAGAAAAGGTCAAAGAAGAGGAATCTGAA GCACCCGGTGGCGTCCTTCTTCCACCTGTTCTTCAGAGTCGGCGCCGTCATTGTTTACCTGCTCTGCGAGCGTTTCAGCGGCAGCTTCATCGCCAGCATGGTCTCCATCATCCTCCTGCTGTCATGTGACTTCTGGACAGTGAAG AACATCACAGGGAGGTTGATGGTTGGTCTCAGGTGGTGGAACCAGGTGGACGACGACGGACGAAGCCACTGGGTGTTTGAGTCCAGGAAG GCCaccaggaaacaacaacaagccaCAGATGCAGAGTCTCGGATCTTCTGGCTCGGCCTCGTCGTGTGTCCGGTTCTCTGGGTCATCTTCGCCTTCTCCACCCTCTTTTCTCTCAACATCAAATGGCTC cCGATCGTGATCATGGGCGTCGCGTTACAAGGAGCAAATCTTTACGGATACGTACGATGTAAAGTCGGAGGGAAGACCGACTTAAAGAACATGGCAACCAATTATTTCGGACGACAGTTCCTCAAACAG gcgCTGTCTAAAGAAGAGGAATCGTAG